A part of Micromonospora chersina genomic DNA contains:
- a CDS encoding M1 family metallopeptidase, giving the protein MARRGGRRLGLLTCGALLLAGCGAGAPDRSTPAFTAPGPTAERSFAPGGAGAGDPYFPSYGNGGYDVAHYTVKVRYDPATDRLTGTTTVRATATADLSAFNLDLAGLTVRSVTVDGAKARHARADDELVVTPATGLTSGNGFVAEIRYDGRPAALDNDVLGEGGWLHTDDGAIALGQPESASTWYPVNDHPSDKATYDFEITVPKGLTAVSNGVPKGRSTAGDWTTWRWSEGAPMASYLTMVAIGKFRVTTGEHKGRPVYSAVTVQVADGAPDRSIARTVEVADYLESVFGPYPFDAYGGVVVADDRIRYALETQSRPVYSAGFFRQGDNTGVVAHELAHQWYGDSVSLQRWQDIWLNEGLATYAEWLWAEHAGESTVQRTFEQKYATASSQVWRTPPGKPGVANLFGRSVYDRGGMTVHALRVAVGDSAFFTILRTWAAEKKNGNGSTGEFVALAERVSGKKLGKLFDAWLYGTERPPAPKPL; this is encoded by the coding sequence ATGGCGCGGCGCGGCGGACGACGACTCGGGCTGCTGACCTGCGGAGCGCTGCTGCTCGCCGGCTGCGGCGCCGGCGCGCCGGACCGGTCGACGCCGGCGTTCACCGCGCCCGGCCCGACGGCCGAGCGCAGCTTCGCGCCGGGCGGGGCCGGCGCCGGCGATCCCTACTTCCCGAGCTACGGCAACGGCGGCTACGACGTCGCCCACTACACGGTCAAGGTGCGCTACGACCCGGCGACCGACCGGCTCACCGGCACCACCACCGTGCGGGCCACGGCGACGGCCGACCTGTCGGCGTTCAACCTGGACCTGGCCGGGCTGACCGTGCGGTCGGTGACGGTGGACGGGGCGAAGGCCCGCCACGCGCGCGCCGACGACGAGCTGGTCGTGACCCCGGCCACCGGTCTCACCTCCGGCAACGGCTTCGTCGCCGAGATCCGCTACGACGGCCGGCCGGCGGCGCTCGACAACGACGTGCTCGGCGAGGGCGGCTGGCTGCACACCGACGACGGGGCGATCGCGCTGGGCCAGCCGGAGTCGGCGAGCACCTGGTACCCGGTCAACGACCACCCCTCGGACAAGGCCACCTACGACTTCGAGATCACCGTGCCGAAGGGGCTCACGGCGGTCAGCAACGGGGTCCCGAAGGGACGCAGCACCGCGGGGGACTGGACGACCTGGCGCTGGTCCGAGGGCGCCCCGATGGCCAGCTACCTGACCATGGTGGCGATCGGGAAGTTCCGGGTCACCACAGGCGAGCACAAGGGACGGCCGGTGTACAGCGCGGTCACCGTCCAGGTGGCCGACGGCGCGCCGGACCGGTCGATCGCGCGGACCGTCGAGGTGGCCGACTACCTGGAGAGCGTCTTCGGGCCGTACCCGTTCGACGCGTACGGCGGGGTGGTGGTCGCCGACGACCGGATCCGGTACGCGCTGGAGACGCAGTCGCGGCCGGTCTACTCGGCCGGGTTCTTCCGGCAGGGCGACAACACGGGCGTGGTCGCGCACGAGCTGGCCCACCAGTGGTACGGCGACAGCGTCTCGCTGCAGCGCTGGCAGGACATCTGGCTCAACGAGGGGCTGGCCACGTACGCCGAGTGGCTCTGGGCCGAGCACGCCGGGGAGTCCACCGTCCAGCGCACCTTCGAGCAGAAGTACGCGACAGCGTCGAGCCAGGTGTGGCGTACGCCGCCCGGGAAGCCGGGGGTGGCGAACCTGTTCGGCAGGTCGGTCTACGACCGGGGCGGGATGACCGTGCACGCGCTGCGGGTGGCGGTCGGCGACAGCGCCTTCTTCACGATCCTGCGCACGTGGGCGGCGGAGAAGAAGAACGGCAACGGCAGCACCGGCGAGTTCGTGGCACTCGCCGAGCGGGTCTCCGGGAAGAAGCTCGGCAAGCTCTTCGACGCCTGGCTCTACGGCACCGAGCGCCCGCCGGCCCCCAAGCCGCTCTGA
- a CDS encoding LCP family protein — protein MTRRRWLLGLAALVAVMLVGTGAVVATRLVSRPTPGPVAGPATPSPSTAAPTTPAPVTSSPTPPPGADLKGPLNLLLVGVDTRVSVPGWEPHADAVLVLHVPAGLGRAYLFSLPRDLVVDIPAYPKAGYPGGRTKLTHAMSYGSRVPGDKAHPSTEQGYELLRTTVSRYTGLRIDAGAVITFGGFDKLVDTLGGVDLYVDQRVASIHRRPDGRYRDRSGSTYTGPQMVYQPGNRHLTGWQALDYARQRYTAGGDYTRQRHQQQLIRALARKILDQQLARDPDRVEQVVGALGRTLVYVGGGRRLVDFAYALGGLPAEKFVLVGLPGDAVGSGGSYRGEQLLPVGRNFLAALRGGDADAYLAAHPSLRVRN, from the coding sequence ATGACGCGACGACGGTGGCTGCTGGGGCTCGCCGCCCTGGTGGCCGTGATGCTGGTCGGCACCGGCGCGGTGGTGGCCACACGGCTGGTCTCCCGCCCCACGCCCGGCCCGGTCGCCGGCCCGGCGACGCCGAGCCCGTCCACCGCCGCGCCGACCACCCCGGCCCCCGTCACCTCCAGCCCCACGCCGCCGCCCGGCGCCGACCTGAAGGGGCCGCTCAACCTGCTGCTCGTCGGGGTGGACACCCGGGTCAGCGTGCCGGGCTGGGAGCCGCACGCCGACGCCGTGCTGGTGCTGCACGTGCCGGCCGGGCTGGGCCGCGCGTACCTCTTCTCGCTCCCCCGCGACCTGGTGGTCGACATTCCGGCCTACCCGAAGGCCGGCTACCCGGGCGGCCGCACCAAGCTCACCCACGCCATGAGCTACGGCAGCCGGGTGCCCGGCGACAAGGCGCACCCCAGCACGGAACAGGGGTACGAGCTGCTGCGCACCACGGTCAGCCGGTACACCGGGCTGCGCATCGACGCCGGCGCGGTGATCACCTTCGGCGGCTTCGACAAGCTGGTCGACACCCTCGGCGGCGTGGACCTGTACGTCGACCAGCGGGTCGCCTCGATCCACCGCCGGCCGGACGGGCGCTACCGGGACCGGTCCGGCAGCACCTACACCGGGCCGCAGATGGTCTACCAGCCGGGCAACCGGCACCTGACCGGCTGGCAGGCGCTCGACTACGCCCGCCAGCGCTACACCGCCGGCGGCGACTACACCCGGCAGCGGCACCAGCAGCAGCTCATCCGGGCGCTCGCCCGGAAGATCCTCGACCAGCAACTGGCCCGGGACCCGGACCGGGTCGAGCAGGTGGTCGGCGCGCTCGGCAGGACCCTGGTGTACGTGGGCGGCGGCCGCCGGCTGGTCGACTTCGCGTACGCCCTGGGCGGCCTGCCGGCGGAGAAGTTCGTGCTGGTCGGGCTCCCCGGCGACGCCGTGGGCAGCGGCGGGTCCTACCGGGGTGAGCAACTGCTCCCGGTGGGGCGGAACTTCCTGGCGGCGCTGCGCGGCGGCGACGCCGACGCGTACCTGGCCGCGCACCCGTCGCTGCGGGTGCGGAACTGA
- the guaA gene encoding glutamine-hydrolyzing GMP synthase, whose translation MSTPRPVLVVDFGAQYAQLIARRVREARVYSEIVPHSMPVSEMLAKNPAAIILSGGPSSVYAPDAPQIDAGMFDAGVPVFGICYGFQAMAQALGGTVARTGNREYGGTPLHARPEAGVLLRDLPDDLPVWMSHGDCVTEAPAGFAVTAESAGAPVAAFEDLAGRRAGVQFHPEVGHTAHGQEMLSRFLHEIAGIAPTWTPENIIDEQVARIREQVGDKEVICGLSGGVDSAVAAALVHKAVGDQLTCVFVDHGLLRAGEAEQVEKDYVAATGIKLKVVDARERFLGALAGVTDPEQKRKIIGREFIRVFEAAAREIASHGDVEFLVQGTLYPDVVESGGGTGTANIKSHHNVGGLPEDLKFALVEPLRTLFKDEVRTIGLELGLPEAMVWRHPFPGPGLAIRIIGAVDEERLAVLRKADLIARQELTAAGLDRGVWQFPVVLLADVRSVGVQGDGRSYGHPVVLRPVSSEDAMTADWSRLPYEVVARISTRITNEVAEVNRVVLDVTSKPPGTIEWE comes from the coding sequence ATGAGCACGCCTCGCCCCGTCCTCGTGGTGGACTTCGGAGCCCAGTACGCCCAGCTCATCGCGCGCCGCGTCCGGGAGGCGAGGGTCTACTCGGAAATCGTCCCGCACTCGATGCCGGTGTCCGAGATGCTGGCGAAGAACCCGGCCGCGATCATTTTGTCCGGCGGCCCGTCCAGCGTCTACGCGCCGGACGCCCCGCAGATCGACGCCGGGATGTTCGACGCCGGGGTCCCGGTCTTCGGCATCTGCTACGGCTTCCAGGCCATGGCCCAGGCGCTCGGCGGCACCGTGGCGCGCACCGGCAACCGCGAGTACGGCGGCACCCCGCTGCACGCCCGCCCGGAGGCCGGCGTGCTGCTCCGCGACCTCCCCGACGACCTGCCGGTCTGGATGAGCCACGGCGACTGCGTCACCGAGGCGCCGGCCGGCTTCGCGGTCACCGCCGAGTCGGCGGGCGCGCCGGTCGCCGCGTTCGAGGACCTGGCCGGCCGGCGGGCCGGGGTGCAGTTCCACCCCGAGGTCGGGCACACGGCGCACGGCCAGGAGATGCTCAGCCGCTTCCTGCACGAGATCGCCGGCATCGCGCCGACCTGGACGCCCGAGAACATCATCGACGAGCAGGTGGCCCGGATCCGGGAGCAGGTCGGCGACAAGGAGGTCATCTGCGGCCTGTCCGGCGGTGTCGACTCGGCGGTCGCCGCGGCGCTGGTGCACAAGGCCGTCGGTGACCAGCTCACCTGCGTCTTCGTCGACCACGGCCTGCTCCGCGCGGGCGAGGCCGAGCAGGTGGAGAAGGACTACGTCGCCGCCACCGGCATCAAGCTCAAGGTGGTCGACGCCCGCGAGCGCTTCCTCGGCGCGCTGGCCGGGGTGACCGACCCCGAGCAGAAGCGCAAGATCATCGGCCGCGAGTTCATCCGGGTCTTCGAGGCCGCCGCCCGGGAGATCGCGTCGCACGGCGACGTCGAGTTCCTGGTGCAGGGCACCCTCTACCCGGACGTGGTGGAGTCCGGCGGCGGCACCGGCACCGCCAACATCAAGAGCCACCACAACGTCGGCGGCCTGCCGGAGGACCTGAAGTTCGCCCTGGTCGAGCCGCTGCGCACGCTGTTCAAGGACGAGGTCCGCACGATCGGCCTGGAGCTGGGACTGCCCGAGGCGATGGTCTGGCGGCACCCGTTCCCCGGCCCGGGCCTGGCCATCCGCATCATCGGCGCGGTCGACGAGGAGCGCCTCGCCGTGCTCCGCAAGGCCGACCTGATCGCCCGGCAGGAGCTCACCGCCGCCGGCCTCGACCGGGGTGTCTGGCAGTTCCCGGTGGTGCTCCTGGCCGATGTGCGCAGCGTCGGGGTGCAGGGCGACGGGCGCAGCTACGGGCATCCCGTGGTGCTGCGCCCGGTCTCCAGCGAGGACGCGATGACCGCCGACTGGTCCCGGCTGCCCTACGAGGTGGTGGCCCGGATCTCCACCCGGATCACCAACGAGGTCGCCGAGGTCAACCGGGTGGTCCTGGACGTGACCAGCAAGCCGCCGGGCACCATCGAGTGGGAGTGA
- a CDS encoding PspC domain-containing protein: MTSTHPSQAPYKQLRRPVTDRMVAGVASGLGRYFAVDPTLVRVAFAVATLLTGGLAALAYPIMWFLMPEEPAGAPAWPHPPGTAPGWPPVPPAQGPHTAPATPEPAPRPAPQPPIPPVPPTPPAA, from the coding sequence ATGACCTCCACGCACCCCTCCCAGGCCCCGTACAAGCAGCTCCGCCGGCCGGTCACCGACCGGATGGTCGCCGGCGTGGCCAGCGGCCTCGGCCGCTACTTCGCCGTCGACCCCACCCTCGTGCGGGTGGCCTTCGCGGTGGCCACCCTGCTCACCGGCGGGCTCGCCGCGCTGGCGTACCCGATCATGTGGTTCCTGATGCCCGAGGAGCCGGCGGGCGCGCCCGCCTGGCCGCACCCCCCGGGCACCGCGCCCGGCTGGCCGCCGGTCCCGCCGGCGCAGGGCCCGCACACGGCCCCGGCCACGCCGGAGCCCGCGCCCCGGCCGGCGCCTCAGCCGCCGATTCCGCCCGTGCCGCCGACCCCGCCGGCGGCCTGA
- a CDS encoding CDP-alcohol phosphatidyltransferase family protein — protein sequence MRRSSTFARQVLLVRVGRRDGAAVTGTDLVTPDHRWSDRQRLRYGRYEAEVEAVMPVSPALGPTAPVDESPAMSIPLLPGERTAARRAKFALVNACTLSSLMLGMLAIFLAMQGEVRVAALCLIACVAFDGLDGALARKLNVASPFGAQMDSLADMCSFGLAAPVVVYASLAGSVPPAAAAVACALVAACAAIRLARFNVSPKDGRFFCGVPTTMAAAVLALTVAIGLPVSGLVMVAGVALLAFAMVSSFPYAKLARLVKLPPWLWLAPVVGALVDIRLTFALVVVGYLVSGPLLWLHQRRTA from the coding sequence TTGCGCCGCAGCAGCACGTTCGCCCGCCAGGTGCTGCTGGTCCGGGTGGGCCGCCGGGACGGCGCCGCCGTCACCGGGACCGACCTGGTCACCCCCGACCACCGCTGGTCCGACCGCCAGCGTCTCCGCTACGGGCGGTACGAGGCCGAGGTCGAGGCCGTGATGCCGGTCAGCCCGGCGCTCGGCCCGACGGCGCCGGTCGACGAGTCGCCGGCGATGTCGATCCCGCTGCTGCCGGGCGAGCGCACCGCCGCCCGGCGGGCCAAGTTCGCGCTGGTCAACGCCTGCACCCTGAGCAGCCTCATGCTCGGCATGCTGGCGATCTTCCTGGCCATGCAGGGCGAGGTCCGGGTCGCGGCGCTCTGCCTGATCGCCTGCGTCGCGTTCGACGGCCTCGACGGGGCGCTGGCCCGCAAGCTCAACGTGGCCAGCCCGTTCGGCGCGCAGATGGACTCGCTGGCCGACATGTGCTCGTTCGGCCTCGCCGCTCCGGTCGTGGTCTACGCCTCGCTGGCCGGCTCGGTGCCGCCGGCGGCCGCCGCGGTCGCCTGCGCCCTGGTCGCGGCCTGCGCCGCGATCCGGCTCGCCCGGTTCAACGTCTCGCCCAAGGACGGCCGGTTCTTCTGCGGCGTGCCCACCACCATGGCGGCCGCCGTGCTGGCCCTCACCGTGGCCATCGGGCTGCCGGTCTCCGGGCTGGTCATGGTCGCCGGCGTCGCGCTGCTCGCCTTCGCCATGGTGTCCAGCTTCCCCTACGCGAAGCTCGCCCGGCTGGTGAAGCTGCCGCCGTGGCTCTGGCTGGCCCCGGTGGTCGGCGCGCTCGTCGACATCCGGCTCACCTTCGCCCTCGTGGTCGTGGGCTACCTGGTCAGCGGCCCGCTGCTGTGGCTGCACCAGCGCCGCACCGCCTGA
- a CDS encoding NUDIX hydrolase produces MIDGAGRGGDLVEELRRIGAYGVLRDDHGRVLLARGSERCPYPGVWQLPGGGIEHAEHPARAVEREFVEETGLVVGAGAIRAAVADVAVFPAGGVAVHTDRLVFDVEARGGELRPEPAGGSDEVGWFTPDEAAAVPLMPFTAELLGLPVSPLPADLPRALPTGPAVPPVDRRQRFAAYGLVTDPAGQVLLTMIADGYPGAGKWHLPGGGTDHGEQPAAGLLRELVEEAGQLGRVVDLMAVDNLHNPAALGPEGRPLDWHGVRVIYDVRVDVPTDAVVTELAGGSTARAAWFAPEQVSGLRMTDVAARATGHRGR; encoded by the coding sequence ATGATCGACGGGGCGGGGCGGGGAGGGGACCTGGTGGAGGAGCTGCGGCGGATCGGGGCCTACGGGGTTCTGCGGGATGACCATGGGCGGGTTCTGCTCGCGCGGGGGTCCGAGCGGTGTCCCTACCCGGGGGTGTGGCAGCTGCCGGGGGGTGGGATCGAGCACGCCGAGCACCCGGCGCGGGCCGTCGAGCGGGAGTTCGTCGAGGAGACCGGGCTGGTCGTCGGGGCCGGCGCCATCCGGGCCGCCGTCGCCGACGTGGCCGTCTTCCCGGCCGGCGGTGTCGCGGTGCACACCGACCGGCTGGTCTTCGACGTCGAGGCGCGCGGCGGTGAGCTGCGGCCGGAGCCGGCCGGCGGCAGCGACGAGGTGGGCTGGTTCACCCCCGACGAGGCGGCGGCCGTACCGCTGATGCCCTTCACCGCCGAGCTGCTCGGGCTGCCGGTGTCGCCGCTCCCGGCGGACCTGCCCCGGGCGCTGCCGACCGGGCCGGCCGTCCCGCCCGTCGACCGGCGGCAGCGCTTCGCCGCGTACGGGCTGGTCACCGACCCGGCCGGGCAGGTCCTGCTCACCATGATCGCCGACGGCTACCCGGGCGCCGGGAAGTGGCACCTGCCCGGAGGCGGCACCGACCACGGCGAGCAGCCCGCGGCCGGCCTGCTCCGCGAACTGGTCGAGGAGGCCGGCCAGCTCGGCCGGGTGGTCGACCTCATGGCGGTGGACAACCTGCACAACCCGGCCGCGCTCGGCCCGGAGGGCCGGCCGCTGGACTGGCACGGCGTCCGGGTGATCTACGACGTCCGGGTGGACGTCCCGACCGACGCGGTGGTGACCGAGCTCGCGGGCGGCTCCACCGCCCGGGCGGCCTGGTTCGCTCCCGAGCAGGTCAGCGGCCTGCGGATGACCGACGTGGCGGCCCGCGCAACCGGACATCGGGGTAGGTGA
- a CDS encoding FAD-dependent oxidoreductase, which yields MRYDVVVIGSGFGGSVTALRLAEKGYTVGVLEAGRRFADDEFPRTSWRARRFLWAPKLGCYGLQRITLLRSADRKAGGGVMVLAGAGVGGGSLVYANTLYEPLDAFYADPQWRDITDWRDELARHYDQAKRMLGVTTYPVVTGADRAMRAVAERMGVGHTFHATPVGVHIGRPGERVPDPYFGGVGPDRTGCSHCGSCMTGCRHGAKNTLVKNYLWLAERLGAEVHPLTTVTAVRPAADGGYEVHTERTGAWVRKRRQVIHAGQVVFAAGALGTQRLLHEMKATGALPHLSPRLGELTRTNSEAILGASVGPAQARRRGLDFTEGVAITSSFHPDPQTHIEPVRYGKGSNAMGLLQSLLVDGGPHRVRRWLGSIVRQPALAARMLSVRGWSERTVIALVMQSADNSLTTSYRRGRFGRRLVSGPGHGAPNPTWIPAGNEAVRLLAEEIDGTPGGAVTEPFNIPMTAHILGGAVIGEDPEHGVVDPYHRVHGHPGLHVVDGAAVSANLGVNPSLTITAQAERAMSFWPNKGEEDPRPPLGAPYRRLAPVPPKQPAVPAHAPAALRP from the coding sequence ATGCGGTACGACGTGGTCGTCATCGGTTCCGGATTCGGCGGCAGCGTCACCGCGCTCCGGCTGGCCGAGAAGGGGTACACCGTCGGGGTCCTGGAGGCCGGCCGGCGCTTCGCCGACGACGAGTTCCCCCGGACCTCCTGGCGCGCCCGGCGCTTCCTGTGGGCCCCGAAGCTCGGCTGCTACGGCCTCCAGCGGATCACCCTGCTCCGCTCGGCCGACCGGAAGGCCGGCGGCGGTGTCATGGTGCTCGCCGGCGCCGGGGTGGGCGGCGGCTCGCTCGTCTACGCGAACACGCTCTACGAACCGCTCGACGCGTTCTACGCCGACCCGCAGTGGCGGGACATCACCGACTGGCGCGACGAACTGGCCCGCCACTACGACCAGGCGAAGCGGATGCTGGGCGTCACCACGTACCCGGTCGTCACCGGGGCGGACCGGGCCATGCGGGCGGTCGCCGAGCGGATGGGGGTGGGGCACACCTTCCACGCGACGCCGGTGGGCGTGCACATCGGCCGCCCCGGCGAGCGGGTGCCCGACCCCTACTTCGGCGGCGTCGGGCCGGACCGGACGGGGTGCAGCCACTGCGGCTCGTGCATGACCGGCTGCCGGCACGGCGCGAAGAACACCCTGGTCAAGAACTACCTCTGGCTGGCCGAGCGGCTCGGCGCCGAGGTCCACCCGCTCACCACGGTGACCGCCGTGCGCCCCGCCGCCGACGGCGGCTACGAGGTGCACACCGAGCGCACCGGCGCCTGGGTGCGCAAGCGCCGCCAGGTGATCCACGCCGGCCAGGTGGTCTTCGCGGCCGGCGCGCTGGGCACCCAGCGGCTGCTGCACGAGATGAAGGCGACCGGCGCGCTGCCCCACCTGTCGCCCCGGCTCGGCGAACTGACCCGGACCAACTCGGAGGCCATCCTCGGCGCCTCGGTCGGGCCCGCACAGGCCCGGCGGCGCGGCCTCGACTTCACCGAGGGGGTGGCGATCACCAGCTCGTTCCACCCCGACCCGCAGACCCACATCGAGCCGGTCCGCTACGGCAAGGGCTCCAACGCCATGGGGCTGCTCCAGTCGCTGCTTGTCGACGGCGGTCCCCACCGGGTCCGGCGCTGGCTGGGCAGCATCGTCCGGCAGCCCGCGCTGGCCGCCCGGATGCTCTCGGTACGCGGCTGGTCCGAGCGCACCGTCATCGCCCTGGTCATGCAGTCGGCCGACAACTCGCTCACCACCAGCTACCGGCGCGGCCGGTTCGGCCGCCGGCTGGTCTCCGGGCCGGGGCACGGTGCGCCCAACCCGACCTGGATCCCGGCCGGCAACGAGGCCGTCCGGCTGCTCGCCGAGGAGATCGACGGCACGCCCGGCGGGGCGGTCACCGAGCCGTTCAACATCCCGATGACCGCGCACATCCTCGGCGGCGCGGTGATCGGCGAGGACCCGGAGCACGGGGTGGTCGACCCGTACCACCGGGTGCACGGTCACCCGGGCCTGCACGTGGTGGACGGCGCGGCGGTCTCGGCGAACCTGGGCGTCAACCCGTCGCTGACGATCACCGCGCAGGCCGAGCGGGCCATGTCGTTCTGGCCCAACAAGGGGGAGGAGGACCCCCGCCCGCCGCTCGGCGCGCCCTACCGCCGGCTCGCCCCGGTGCCGCCGAAGCAGCCCGCCGTCCCCGCCCACGCCCCCGCCGCGCTGCGCCCGTGA
- a CDS encoding phosphatidylserine decarboxylase — protein sequence MTQSPAVRVTGPAGAVRAGERAARTLVSEFARRNDAKAGLLVGATPESAVLAAAIEALLPGDRLTVVPAEGASAAALRAHVTAQGRWVADRVRVVDTLAEADAAAVVVAAEPFTGTAEEARTAVDGLAKYLAEGGVLSVAAPLFRTEGAGAELDRQGVLHGVRTDLVLRNTPPVRVHHLRFTAAPAALAASLSPAYRPSSVPLTRGMHIDSNGVAAAGITLGLAALARAARPKSKLWLLPALAAGPVAAFFRDPERDVPEDPSAVVASADGQVLSVQRLHDERFGDGEWLRIAVFLSVLDVHVNRSPVAGKVVDYFVADGGFVNAMKPDAEHNVAAYTVLDTDHGTVVVAQRTGLIARRIVQRAPVGSLLARGERFGLIRFGSRTDVYLPADAAEPLVGPGDKVVGGSTVIARWS from the coding sequence ATGACCCAGTCCCCCGCCGTGCGCGTCACCGGTCCCGCCGGTGCGGTCCGCGCCGGCGAGCGCGCCGCCCGTACCCTCGTCAGCGAGTTCGCCCGGCGTAACGACGCGAAGGCCGGCCTGCTGGTCGGCGCGACCCCGGAGTCCGCGGTGCTGGCCGCGGCGATCGAGGCGCTGCTCCCCGGCGACCGGCTCACCGTCGTGCCGGCGGAGGGCGCCTCCGCCGCCGCGCTCCGCGCGCACGTCACGGCCCAGGGCCGCTGGGTCGCCGACCGGGTACGCGTGGTCGACACCCTCGCCGAGGCGGACGCCGCCGCCGTGGTGGTGGCGGCCGAGCCGTTCACCGGCACCGCCGAGGAGGCCCGCACCGCGGTCGACGGGCTGGCGAAGTACCTCGCCGAGGGGGGCGTGCTGAGCGTGGCCGCGCCGCTGTTCCGCACCGAGGGCGCCGGGGCCGAGCTGGACCGGCAGGGGGTGCTGCACGGCGTCCGCACCGACCTGGTGCTGCGCAACACCCCGCCGGTACGCGTGCACCACCTGCGCTTCACCGCGGCGCCGGCGGCGCTGGCCGCCTCGCTCTCCCCGGCGTACCGGCCGTCGAGCGTGCCGCTGACCCGGGGGATGCACATCGACTCGAACGGTGTGGCCGCTGCCGGCATCACCCTCGGCCTGGCCGCGCTGGCCCGGGCCGCCCGGCCGAAGTCCAAGCTGTGGCTGCTGCCGGCGCTGGCCGCCGGCCCGGTGGCCGCGTTCTTCCGGGACCCGGAGCGGGACGTGCCGGAGGACCCGTCGGCCGTGGTCGCCTCGGCGGACGGCCAGGTCCTGTCGGTGCAGCGACTGCACGACGAGCGCTTCGGCGACGGGGAGTGGCTGCGGATCGCGGTCTTCCTCTCCGTGCTGGACGTGCACGTCAACCGCTCGCCGGTGGCCGGCAAGGTGGTCGACTACTTCGTCGCCGACGGAGGCTTCGTCAACGCCATGAAGCCGGACGCCGAGCACAACGTGGCGGCGTACACGGTGCTGGACACCGACCACGGCACCGTCGTCGTGGCGCAGCGGACCGGGCTGATCGCCCGCCGGATCGTGCAGCGGGCGCCGGTCGGCTCGCTGCTGGCCCGGGGCGAGCGCTTCGGCCTGATCCGGTTCGGCTCGCGCACCGACGTCTACCTGCCGGCCGACGCCGCCGAGCCGCTGGTCGGCCCCGGCGACAAGGTCGTCGGCGGCTCGACGGTCATCGCCCGCTGGAGCTGA
- a CDS encoding NUDIX domain-containing protein, whose product MTTLLEPLRRIAAYAVCADSDGRVLLVRASERSGTPGTWSLPGGAVDHGEDPKHTVVRETAAETGLSVSVAALQDVLADMRALPERGITIHTDRLLYTVSVRGGTLADRVDRPTDLARWFTLDEARELPLRSFAARALGLPTSTDDIVPEEVPEFPSFYAVPGPDGLHRAQRFAAYAVVTDPEERVLLTRVSDGYPGAGCWHLPGGGTDYGEQPGAALIRELVEETGQTGRLVELLGVASHRDAASLGPEGYPIDWHGVRAFYRVVVDQPAPPTVADVGGSTCEARWFRREELGALPTDRLTEVTAEAVHAAHLL is encoded by the coding sequence GTGACCACCTTGCTGGAGCCGCTCCGCAGGATCGCGGCATACGCAGTTTGTGCAGATTCAGACGGCCGAGTGTTGCTGGTCCGCGCATCGGAGCGCTCCGGCACGCCCGGCACCTGGTCGCTGCCCGGCGGGGCGGTCGACCACGGTGAGGACCCCAAGCACACGGTCGTCCGGGAGACCGCCGCCGAGACCGGGCTCTCGGTCTCCGTGGCCGCCCTCCAGGACGTCCTGGCCGACATGCGGGCGCTGCCCGAACGCGGCATCACGATCCACACCGACCGGCTGCTCTACACGGTCTCGGTGCGGGGCGGGACGCTGGCCGACCGGGTCGACCGCCCCACCGACCTGGCCCGCTGGTTCACCCTCGACGAGGCCCGGGAGCTGCCGCTGCGCTCGTTCGCCGCGCGCGCCCTGGGCCTGCCCACCTCCACCGACGACATCGTGCCGGAGGAGGTCCCCGAGTTCCCCTCCTTCTACGCCGTCCCCGGCCCGGACGGGCTGCACCGGGCGCAGCGCTTCGCCGCGTACGCCGTCGTGACCGACCCGGAGGAGCGGGTGCTGCTCACCCGGGTCTCCGACGGCTATCCGGGTGCCGGCTGCTGGCACCTGCCCGGCGGCGGCACCGACTACGGCGAGCAGCCGGGCGCCGCGCTGATCCGGGAACTGGTCGAGGAGACCGGGCAGACCGGCCGCCTCGTCGAGCTGCTCGGGGTGGCCAGCCACCGGGACGCCGCCTCGCTGGGCCCGGAGGGCTACCCGATCGACTGGCACGGCGTACGCGCCTTCTACCGGGTGGTCGTCGACCAGCCCGCCCCGCCCACGGTGGCCGACGTCGGCGGCTCCACCTGCGAGGCCCGCTGGTTCCGCCGCGAGGAACTGGGCGCCCTCCCGACCGACCGCCTGACAGAGGTAACAGCCGAAGCAGTCCACGCCGCCCACCTGCTCTAA